Below is a genomic region from Flammeovirgaceae bacterium SG7u.111.
AAACTCAAATTAGACTGAGCGACTTAGGACTAAGAGGATATTTACTTATTCAAGAAGATCGTTTTTTAGCCCCTCACTTTGATGGGATGGAAAATTATCCAATATGGATGGAAAAGCTTGAAAACACCATGGCTGATTGTAACCTGATCAACGATAAATGGGCCAAGTACAAAGAAATGATTCATGCAAAAATGTTAGAAGCCGATGAAATCGTAGGCTTAACAAAGGATGGTGACATTGATGGGGCTATGGCACTCTTAAATAAAGACTCGGGAATGAAATTATGGGAAGACAAACAAGCATTTGAAAGTATCCTATTTGAGCATCAAGACAACTTGAAAGCTGACTTGGAAAAAAGCTATAACCGAGTAACAATTGTGAACTTGGTAACAGGAATACTCTTAGTATTGGTAGGGTTTCCTGCATTAATAATCGCAGTAAGATCATTGAAAAGAAGCGATGAGCAAAGAGAGCTGCTGATAGAAGAACTTTCGGAAAGCAGCAAACAATACATATTTAACGATGGCGAGACTGTAGAATACCACAATGAAAAAGAAGTAATAGACAAGCTTGCCCAAGATCTAAAAAGAGCCAGTGATTTTATTACCAGTATTACTAAAGGTGACTATAGCGTAAGATGGGATGGCCTTAATGAAAAAAACAGACACCTCAACACTGACAACTTGGCTGCCGAGCTTGTGGAGATGAGAGATCAAATGTTCGAAGTAAAAACCCAAGAAGAGAGAAGAATTTGGGTAAACGAAGGCATCGCTATTCTATCGGAAATCATCCGAAAAAACCACCAAACATTGACTGAACTTGCCGACGAGTTCATTTTGGAACTTGTAAAATATATAGGAGCTAACCAAGGTAGTATTTTTACATTGAAGAAAAATAATAATGAAATGCTCGAAATGGTATCTTGCTATGCTTACAGCCGAAAGAAGTATTTAAACATGGAGATCAAGGTTGGAGAAGGACTAGTAGGACAGGTTTTTGCCGAAAAAGAAACCACTTTCCTCAAAGAAATCCCTGAAAAGTATATAAAAATATCTTCTGGCCTAGGTGATGCAAGACCAAGAAGCCTCGTACTAGTCCCGCTCAAGGTCAATGAAAATACAGAAGGTGTTTTAGAACTTGCTTCTTTCAAAGAGTTTGATGAAAATACCATCGACTTCTTAGAAAAAGCGTGTGAAATACTGGCATCATCCTTTATTTCTGTTAGAGTGAATGAAAAAACAACAGCACTCCTTGAGCAACAGCAAGCCCAAACCGAGCAGCTCAGGGCTCAGGAAGAAGAAATGAGGCAAAATATGGAAGAGATGGAAGCAACCCAAGAAGAGATGATGAGAAAAGAGCAGGAAATAAGTAATCTTCTGGAGGAATCGAGAGAAAATGAATTAATGCTCAACCTTCGAATAGAAGAGCTGATAGAGAAAAGTGAGGCAAACCAGTCATAATCAAAGAAATTGATATTCTTTTAAAGCAGAAATGGTCATACCATTTCTGCTCTTTTATTTACTACCATCCCGACTCCTACTTTCCCTAAAGAACATTAAGTTCATCTTTTTTGCACTTCACTTCCAGTTTTACCGAGTTTTATTATACTAAGGAAAATTGAAATCCAACTCAAAAAAAACAGACAACAAGCATGATCATTTTTTCATATGGTTCTAACATGAACCTCAATAGGATTACCCAAAGAGTCCCTTCTGCTAAAAAAATAACAAATGCCTATCTTGACGGATACCTATTGAAATGCATAAAAAAGAACAGAGATGGCTCAGGAAAAGCAACTATCATTAAAACAGGAAATATTGAACACAGAGTTTGGGGGATTCTGTACAATTTGGATGAAGCAGAAAAACATCTGCTCGATAAAGCCGAAGGTTTACATTTTGGCTACAATGAAACGCACATTGAAGTAACAGCTGCCGAGGGCGAAGTATATACCACCCAAGTGTATATAGCCGCTCCCGAAGCCATTGACGAAAATCTTATCCCTTATCATTGGTACAAAGCATTTATAGTTTCGGGGGCAAAAGAGAATAACCTTCCCGCCTCCTATATGAATGCTTTAGAGAAAATCCCTTCCGAACAAGACCCGAACGAAGAAAGGCAACTGATGAATAGAAGTATTTTGAAGGGAGAATAAGTAAAGAAACCTAAAGAAGC
It encodes:
- a CDS encoding CHASE3 domain-containing protein, translating into MRNINKIAKNNKVTYLLYAFITLLAINSAVLVYTRYTVQQISKLEDTNQEISDYLANLETQIRLSDLGLRGYLLIQEDRFLAPHFDGMENYPIWMEKLENTMADCNLINDKWAKYKEMIHAKMLEADEIVGLTKDGDIDGAMALLNKDSGMKLWEDKQAFESILFEHQDNLKADLEKSYNRVTIVNLVTGILLVLVGFPALIIAVRSLKRSDEQRELLIEELSESSKQYIFNDGETVEYHNEKEVIDKLAQDLKRASDFITSITKGDYSVRWDGLNEKNRHLNTDNLAAELVEMRDQMFEVKTQEERRIWVNEGIAILSEIIRKNHQTLTELADEFILELVKYIGANQGSIFTLKKNNNEMLEMVSCYAYSRKKYLNMEIKVGEGLVGQVFAEKETTFLKEIPEKYIKISSGLGDARPRSLVLVPLKVNENTEGVLELASFKEFDENTIDFLEKACEILASSFISVRVNEKTTALLEQQQAQTEQLRAQEEEMRQNMEEMEATQEEMMRKEQEISNLLEESRENELMLNLRIEELIEKSEANQS
- a CDS encoding gamma-glutamylcyclotransferase family protein, whose amino-acid sequence is MIIFSYGSNMNLNRITQRVPSAKKITNAYLDGYLLKCIKKNRDGSGKATIIKTGNIEHRVWGILYNLDEAEKHLLDKAEGLHFGYNETHIEVTAAEGEVYTTQVYIAAPEAIDENLIPYHWYKAFIVSGAKENNLPASYMNALEKIPSEQDPNEERQLMNRSILKGE